Part of the Deltaproteobacteria bacterium genome is shown below.
AACGATAACAGTCTCAAGCCTCAGAAAAGACCCGGCTGGCCAACTTGCCCAGGTAGGCATAGGTGAGGAGGTGCTGTTGACCTTAAAAGGCAAAATCATTGCCAAGCTCATCCCGTTATCGGAGAACAGACAGCCCGTGAAACCGTTGGCCGATGCAGGCCCTATGCCGGAAAACGCTGCTGACGCATGGCGTTTTCTCGGTGACCTGAGAAAAAAATGCGCCATCGGTGATGTCGTTTCGCCTCTTGATGAAATATGGGAGGCCAATGATGGTCATTCTTGATACCTGTGCAATTATTTTCATGGCTCTAGCGCCGGAACGCCTTGGCAAGAACGCTGAAAAAATAATCCATGAAAGTATCTTAGCGAATGGTATCAACTGCAGCGATATTTCGTTGTGGGAAATCGCAATGCTGATTGAAAAAAAGCGCCTTGATCCCGGATCGGACTACATGAGCTTCATCAACAATTTCATACTTGCAACCGACATGACAATAATGCCGATAACGCCGGAAATCGCCTCTTTTGCGGCTTCAGCCGCCGTTTTTGAGCATGGAGACCCAGCTGACAGGATAATTGCATCAACGGCCATCTGTCATAACATGCCACTCATTACATGTGATGAAAAGTTGATGAGAACCGAGATGCTTCATACCATATGGTAGCCAAGCAGCAACGAGATTGAAAAGGTTGGATAATGAGCGCCATTCACGAAGCCCTGAAAAAGGCACAGGAGGAAAGGGACAACACCCCCGATTCCTACCAGTCCGTGGGGCAGTCGGGCGAAAGACGGAAAGCCCCGGTTCCGGGTGCCGCGAAGCTTGCGGCAGTGGCGGGAGCGGTGATTTTGCTTGCCGGAGCAGGGTATTTCTGGTTTAACATGGCGGGAAAAAAGGATTTATCGCATAAGGCCGAAGCTATCGGGACGCCTTCTCCGGTAAAATTCCCCATTGCGGTCAAGGTCGCAGAACCGCCCCCCGCCCCCGCTGGGCAGGCGGGCGAGGTTTCCCCCCAACCCCCGGCCCAGGGCGGGCCTCCGGGCGGAATCCGGGCAGGGATGCCGGACATAAAAAACGCCCGGCTTTTTTTCGATCAGGCCGTAAAGCACCACCAGAGCGGCAGGACGGGCCTTGCCGTGGAATTTTATCAAAAAAGCCTTCAGTACGATCAGAATTTTGCGAAAAGCCTCAACAACCTTGCCGTGATCGCCATGGAGGAGGGACGCCTGGGCGCGGCCAAAGAGGGCTTCCAGAAAGCCCAGCGGGCCGACCCGCACTATGCCGACCCGTACTACAACTTAGCCTGCTTAAGCGCCAGGGAAGGCAGCCCGGCCAAGGCCCTGCCCTATTTGCGGGAGGCCTTCGCCAAGGACCCGGAAACCCGCGCGGCGGCTAATAGCGACCCCGATCTCGCCCCGGTGAGACAGCTTCCGGGTTTTGCTCAACTCATGAAAGAAACGGAGCAGAAGCCGCCCGGCCCCTCAAAGGGAAAGTGATGCCGTTTCGGGACGGCGGGGCTTTTTTTCCGTAGAGATTTCAAAAACGGTGTTTCATGCCTTTTTCAACAGGCGAACATTGCTCATAAAGAGAAAGCGGGTTTCCATCAATGCGGCCTAAATCAAGATCATCATTCGCCCTGGGTTTCCTGGCGGCTCTTGCCCTCTTCACAGGCCTTGCCGTTGACCAGGGCCTGGCCGCCCGCGTGACCGGCTCATCCTCATCACAGTCGGGCGAGGGCGTGTCGGCTCCTCCCCCCTCTTCGATCCGGCAGCCCGCCCCGGCCCCGGTGAGCCAGGAGCCCCCGTCCAGGCGTCCGCCCGCTTCTTTAAGGCGTCCATCGGCCCCTGCCGACCCGGTCCCCCAGGCCGACAGCCCGGTTTCCGGGTATCAGGCAACGGACTCCGGGCAGGAGCCGGGTTCGCCTGTCGGCACAGAGGTCCGGGATGAGCCGAGGCCCGCGAGAAAAGCCAAAAAGTCGAGCGGCATCCGCCTGGATTTCAAGGACGCGGGCCTGGACGTGGTGGCCCAGCTCATAAGCGAGCTTTCGGGCAAAAATTTCATTTTGGACCCCTCCTTGAAGGGAAAGACCGTCACCATCATCAGCCCCAAGCCCGTAACCGCAGCCGAGGCTTACAAGGTTTTCGAGTCCATACTGGAAATCCACGGACTGACCACCATAGCCGCCGGAAAGGTGATAAAGATAGTGCCTGCGGCGGACGCCAGGGGCAGGAGCGTTGAAACCCGGCTCGAACCCAAAAAGGGCGCAATGGAAGACAAGGTGGTGACCCAGGTCATACCACTCAGATACGCGTCTTCCGCAGAGGTGGCCAAGGTCTTTCAGCAGCTCGTTTCCAAAAGCGCGGTGATCCTCTCATACGCCCCCACCAACACAGTCATAGTCACCGATTACCTTTCCAACATCCAGCGGCTCTTGCGTATACTCAAGGTCATTGACGTGGCCGGGGCCGGCCAGGAGATTTCCATTGTTCCCTTAAAGCACGCGTCATCTGCGGACATGGTCAAGATTCTCGCCGCCTTTTTCACCCAAAAAAGGGTGCCCGCCGGGGTGGCCTCAGCCGAGGACATCCGTATAGTTCCTGACGAACGCACCAATAGCCTTGTGATAATGGCTTCCGAGGTGGACACCAAAACCGTCAAGGAAGTGGTGTCCATGCTGGATAAGCCCGTGCCCAAGGGCAAGGGGAAGATTCACATCTACCCGCTTCAGAACCATTCCGCCGAAGACGTGGCCAAGGTCCTGGAAAAGCTCGTAAGCGCCTCGGCCAAGCCCGCCGACCCGGCCAAGAAATCGGGCGAGACACCCCTTTTGAGCCAGAACGTGCAGATTTCCCCGGACAAGGCCACCAACTCCCTGGTCATTATGGCCCAGCCGGAGGATTACCCGGTGCTGGAAGCCGTCATAAGGAAGCTCGACATAACAAGGCCCATGGTCTACATCGAGGCCCTCATCATGGAGGTGTCCACCAGGAAGAACTTCGATCTGGGCGTCGAGTGGCGGATCGGCGACGACTTCACCATCGAGGGCGGCAAGGGCGTGGCTTTCGGCGGTTCGGGCGGAGCTGGCACGGGCGGCAACTATTCCATCTTCCCGTCCCCCACGGTCACCACCGCCGGAGTGGCCACGGCCTTTCCCTCGGCCTTTTCCTTCGGCGTGCTGGGCGAGGCCATCAAGGTGGGCGACGTGGTGTTCCCCACCATCGGCGCGGTGGTCCGGGCCTACCAGAACGATTCCGACGTCCACATACTCTCGGCCCCCCAGGTGCTCACCACCAACAACGAGGAAGCCAAGATGACCGTGGGCAAGAACGTGCCCTACGTCACCCGCAAGGAAACCTCCACGAGTTCGGTGGATTACTCCACCTACGAGTACAAGGACGTGGGCGTGACTTTAAAGATCACCCCCCAGATCAGCCAGGCCCGCACGGTGAGATTGAAGGTCTTCCAGGAGGTTTCCAGGCTCATTGAAACCGGCGACGTGGACCGCCCCACCACCTTCAAGCGCTCCACCGAAACCACTGTGGTGGTGAAGGACGGCCAGACCATAGTGATCGGCGGCTTGATCGACCGCTCCACCGAGGGCACCACCTACAGGGTTCCCTGCCTGGCCGACATCCCGGTCATAGGCAAGGCCTTCCGCTCGACCTCCGAAACAAAGGAGCGCACCAACCTCTACGTTTTCCTCACTCCCCACATCATCGAGCAGCCGGGCGAGGCCAAGGGCATCACCGAGGAGAAAAAGGAGGAGATGGACAGGATAGAGGAGGAGGCGGTGAAACTTTTCGGGCGCACCGGCGGAGACCTCACCGAGGCTCTCGAAGGAATGACCCTGGACGGCCCCGCCGAGGCGGCCTCCCCCACCCCGACGGGCGTCGGACCCGGAGCCCGCCAATCGGACGAATCCGAAGCCGACCAGCGTGACGAGCGGGTGTCCGGCACCGTGCATCTGAAGTCCAGGCCAAGCGGAGACCCATCCTCCATGTCGGGATACCAGGATTCCCAGTCATCCGGCTCATCGGAGCCATCGGGCGGCTCCGGAGCGTCCGGCTATGGCGGAGGCTCATCGGGCTACGGGGGGAGCGGCTCGTTCCCGGTCCAGCCGCC
Proteins encoded:
- the gspD gene encoding type II secretion system secretin GspD, whose protein sequence is MRPKSRSSFALGFLAALALFTGLAVDQGLAARVTGSSSSQSGEGVSAPPPSSIRQPAPAPVSQEPPSRRPPASLRRPSAPADPVPQADSPVSGYQATDSGQEPGSPVGTEVRDEPRPARKAKKSSGIRLDFKDAGLDVVAQLISELSGKNFILDPSLKGKTVTIISPKPVTAAEAYKVFESILEIHGLTTIAAGKVIKIVPAADARGRSVETRLEPKKGAMEDKVVTQVIPLRYASSAEVAKVFQQLVSKSAVILSYAPTNTVIVTDYLSNIQRLLRILKVIDVAGAGQEISIVPLKHASSADMVKILAAFFTQKRVPAGVASAEDIRIVPDERTNSLVIMASEVDTKTVKEVVSMLDKPVPKGKGKIHIYPLQNHSAEDVAKVLEKLVSASAKPADPAKKSGETPLLSQNVQISPDKATNSLVIMAQPEDYPVLEAVIRKLDITRPMVYIEALIMEVSTRKNFDLGVEWRIGDDFTIEGGKGVAFGGSGGAGTGGNYSIFPSPTVTTAGVATAFPSAFSFGVLGEAIKVGDVVFPTIGAVVRAYQNDSDVHILSAPQVLTTNNEEAKMTVGKNVPYVTRKETSTSSVDYSTYEYKDVGVTLKITPQISQARTVRLKVFQEVSRLIETGDVDRPTTFKRSTETTVVVKDGQTIVIGGLIDRSTEGTTYRVPCLADIPVIGKAFRSTSETKERTNLYVFLTPHIIEQPGEAKGITEEKKEEMDRIEEEAVKLFGRTGGDLTEALEGMTLDGPAEAASPTPTGVGPGARQSDESEADQRDERVSGTVHLKSRPSGDPSSMSGYQDSQSSGSSEPSGGSGASGYGGGSSGYGGSGSFPVQPPPGSSAAQGYQRGGQ
- a CDS encoding type II toxin-antitoxin system VapC family toxin, coding for MMVILDTCAIIFMALAPERLGKNAEKIIHESILANGINCSDISLWEIAMLIEKKRLDPGSDYMSFINNFILATDMTIMPITPEIASFAASAAVFEHGDPADRIIASTAICHNMPLITCDEKLMRTEMLHTIW